A region from the Nonlabens sp. YIK11 genome encodes:
- a CDS encoding pseudouridine synthase, translated as MEHRHFLIYKPFKMVSQFISNDRHQKKKRFLGELHDFPNGCMAVGRLDETSEGLLIITTDGQLSNNINRSKTFTKEYYAQVDGEITEEALKMLASGVEITANGKPYITDICDVKKLETVPNLPETKQKIRDERHGPTSWISLTLNEGKFRQVRKMTSAVGFPTLRLVRVRIGIYEIGTMKSGEVMELDDNTLRDAIS; from the coding sequence ATGGAGCACCGGCATTTTTTGATCTACAAACCATTTAAAATGGTCAGCCAATTTATTTCCAACGATCGCCATCAAAAAAAGAAAAGGTTTCTGGGAGAGCTTCATGATTTCCCAAATGGCTGTATGGCTGTTGGAAGATTGGATGAAACCAGTGAAGGCTTATTAATCATAACCACTGATGGGCAGCTGAGTAATAACATCAACAGGTCCAAAACCTTTACCAAAGAATATTACGCTCAAGTAGATGGAGAAATCACAGAGGAAGCCTTGAAGATGCTAGCTAGTGGTGTAGAGATCACAGCAAATGGTAAACCGTATATAACAGATATTTGTGATGTGAAAAAACTGGAAACTGTTCCTAACCTGCCAGAAACAAAGCAAAAAATAAGAGATGAAAGGCACGGCCCTACCAGTTGGATTTCGCTCACCTTAAACGAAGGAAAATTTAGGCAAGTGCGTAAAATGACTAGCGCCGTAGGTTTTCCAACACTACGCCTTGTAAGAGTAAGAATAGGGATTTACGAAATAGGTACAATGAAAAGTGGTGAAGTGATGGAACTTGATGACAATACGTTAAGAGATGCTATTTCTTGA